A genomic window from Ascaphus truei isolate aAscTru1 chromosome 1, aAscTru1.hap1, whole genome shotgun sequence includes:
- the LOC142495598 gene encoding uncharacterized protein LOC142495598 translates to MVLDRLSQEGFKLSLDKCRFCRTSVTYVGYIVSGAGITTDPAKIQAVVNWPRPENVGELHSFLGFCGYYRRFVEGYSCRAKALNSLLRIYPSETGQKTHSAKQPFGDKWTPECDQAFHDLKQRLTAALVLAYANPDQPYILHVDASLSGLRAVLQNNT, encoded by the coding sequence ATGGTGCTGGATAGATTGTCCCAAGAAGGCTTCAAactctctctggacaaatgtcggttctgCCGGACCTCAGTAACATATGTTGGATACATAGTATCTGGTGCCGGAATCACCACTGATCCCGCTAAAATACAAGCTGTCGttaactggcctcgcccagagaatgtgggggagctgCACTCATTCCTGGGTTTTTGCGGCTACTATCGGCGATTTGTGGAAGGGTACTCAtgtagggccaaagccctcaacagcctgCTTCGCATATACCCATCGGAAACGGGACAGAAGACCCACTCTGCCAAACAGCCCTtcggggataaatggacccccgagtgcgaccaagccttccacgacttgAAGCAGAGGCTGACGGCGGCTCTGGTCTTGGCCTACGCCAATCCCGACCAACCCTACATCCTACACGTGGACGCCAGCCTGAGTGGCCTAAGAGCCGTGTTGCAAAATAACACATGA